The Montipora foliosa isolate CH-2021 chromosome 10, ASM3666993v2, whole genome shotgun sequence genomic sequence GTGGAACCTGTTCGTAAATGTATTCACGACCTAAAATACAGATATTGCATGTACGATGTTAGTTTACGTCGATTAGTGCGAGCAAGCGAACTATTTTGAAGCgcaaatgttgttgttttgttatgaCACGTGCGCGCATTTTAACCATCCAAATTAATTCGTTCAtaaggcttttgttttcaatctCATTGCACTCTCCGCTAGTATAACCACGTTTCattgtttttgaaatgaaagCTGAGGACCGTATTTGCGTTTGCTCAGTTAATCGTAGAATAAAATTAGCCCCTGCGGGCGCCACGTGCAAACTTGTGAAGTCGATGCTACATTGCACGCACTATCTTTAAAGCTTTGTTAACTCGAAAAAGACTTCCTTTCTGCAAAGGGATTTACCCCAGTGGGTATTTTGAAAAAGTATTGGCATGTTACCTTGAGCAATTTTGCCGTTTTGTACAACTTTAGACTTTGTTCTTTGGTTAACAGCGAACGTGTGTATCTTAGAAAACAGATCAGTTTCATATTTCCCCTTGAGTTTTTCGCGGGACGATACAGTTCATCTGGAACTCGAGTTGCAGTGCGTGCCATGTCATTTGTGTATTACACGGTTTGTTTGTGCAGTAACGTGGTCCGCAGACAATTGCCTTTCGTGCGCTTACTGTTGTTTCCCGGCTGGAATCTTTGCAAGTCACCCCTTTTGTGTATTGTCATGACGAATAAAACTGCGGGAGCTGCGTCTTTTGGGTATTTGGGACGGTCCACTTGACAGCTCTAACCTGTTTATACATATTAATGTTACTTCCCTTTAGGTCGAATAACTGACTACATGCAGTTACCATTTCAAGCGGCTAATGTCATTTGAAGTCGTTGTTAGTATTCCGCATTTCACTGAAAACTCtaattctttaatatttataattttgtcttgGAAAAACTCTGGTACATAACTTTAATAGCTAATCGATTTTTTTTGGTCCTTGAGAAGGTAAAATCTACATCATTCGTtagcattgtttttgctaattgaAATGGTGCACTAAGCTTACGCGGTATATCAGCTGGTGTTAATCGGTCCATCGAGAAGTGAAATCACGTTATGTTTTTCGCTTTCAAGGGTTCATGACATTGGCTGTTCTAATATGGGTGTAAAAGGAAATGAGGTCCTTCATTGTTGCGCGTACCGATAATTACGTAAAAACACACAAATGAACAATATACAAAGTTGTGTACAATCATCAGACTTTTGAAATTAGTAACGCTAAACGTTTGGTAATCTATTTATGGGCGTGTGACATAAGGGTATTTTCTTCTTAGAATCCACACATGTATATGGATATGAAATTGCTCCAATGTCGGATTCTTGCTTTGTAAATTCGTTTAACGTGACCGAGCTACCTGATCCATCCCAGTGTAAGCTCATTTTAATGAAATTCAACTCGTTAGGTCGTGACATTTCTTAACGTGGGAGTGCAGCACCTTTCTGTATGGTTCTGgatgttttttagttttttttcaaaaagccatttttgcattGTTGCAAAATTTAAGAGATTAGACCAGGCACAACATTTGCTCTAAAATCAGGTATGATTGATGGAAGACGCAATAATCATGCATGTAATTGTTGACAACTATTGTTCTGTGGACCAGTTGACAAGTTATTGTCTTGTAAAATGTCATCAGTTTGCGGCTTACAATGGAGGACTCTGTGAAACAATAGATGACACCGCCAAGGTCATGCTGCTCAAGTTatggacatttttttttttaaactttgagaTAACGTTGGGTCATCGAATGCAAGTTCAACCTACCCTTATCACCATTTTGAGATAGTTTGTATTTTCAACTAAACACAAGCCTGACTGATCCCCTAGTTTCGCTCCAAACAAGGCAGAAAATAAGTAACGCTTTAGGAGGTTTTAAAAGATTAAAGAGTTAATCTGACCCCTCCAAGTATGTTGATGCAAGGATGGCGACACTTAGCTTGGCGTTGCCTTAGTGCTTGAGCACGTTGAGGCCAAAACAGTCCTGATAACTAAAAAATGTCCCCTTCCACAAGTTTGATCAGATTCTATTGTTATCTCTTCTGCAGTGTTTATATAAACTACTCATTGAGGCTTACTTATCTCAGAGAACAAAGCGGGTCCACATCTATTAAATGCAAAATcacattgaaatgttttcttAAGAAATGATGGGCCCATGTAACTACTTTAGGCGAAGACGCTATGTACTTGTCTCTATTTGGAAATCGTGCAAAAGAGTTTGCTTCTTTCTAAGATGATCAATAACATTGACAAAAACAATGTGTAACGTCCACACAACAAGAGAATTTTTCATCCACACAGGACAATAGATGGCAAATAACTTTAACTCTTTCTGTGGTTGTGAAAGAGGTGTTTACAGCTTGGTATTGTACACCTATACTTTTTCAAAACCTATGTATACAGAAAAATGTGTACTTCTCGGCGCTTTTTTCTTCCATAGTAAAGGTCAAAGTAACGAGTTTCAGACTGATCCCAAATTCAAACGTACAGACATTTAAACTTGCAGAAGAATATTGAATGACACAGGCAAAGTGACCTACTTACTGTCTCTTCACTTTTAGTCttgttgaaagaaaaacagcaCAAAAGGGAATTAAGTACTCTGAGTTCTTCATTTGAATAGTCACGCATCAAAATCTTACGTTATTTAGGTTTAAAAGTTTGAACAAACTGGAATAGTAAattaaacagcaccacaggaaactACAAAAGTAGCAATGTTATTGGTGTTATTGTCACttttattgccaacgagcaagccgagcgaagacgcgaggcttgcgaggcagccagcttaatgccgcacgaagtattgcagcaggcagacaaattctcgatcgtgctgtgaaaagtgtaataTAAGGCTACGTCGTGTAATGACGCGCACtactattgatgatcttgtgttcggaggtgagtgaaaacacatttttttccatttcccttaccattgtgttgtgtacacttgctttttgagtgttctttattatttattttcgaaccgtcgtgttctatattgagtgaacgagttgaaaacccaacgtcaattttcggaaaatatctgttcggaagacgatttgagatctagaatttttaGAACAtcagaaaatgatataattgccATTTTTAACAGATTAcagtcacctagaatttttgggagcctttttcttggctgaaattttcgaaaaggttagttttgatctctataattttcggatctctagactttcagctaggaaatacgaacagatgaaaaatttctaGGGGataaaatatgcctatatctaccgtttaaatgctaaaatacgtttaaccgGTGTACGACTGTTCTTATCGGCCgatgttgtcaatttcggatttccgcccgcgagtagagcagtttgtttttcgttttggaACCATTGAgtcgtgaacaatttaatttaattttcaaagaaaatatgttgtctgcaaagtacacaattaaacgatcaatttgactggggtatcatggctgtatcttaattattgtatattcctgttaaaattacggccgttccaaagttacagcagtactttctgtttttggcaaaacacgttgtcatctacattgttgttggagatacaaagtgtgcaatttctattattgtatcattgttaactagataagttgagtttcagtactttcgaatagtatgttgactgtttcgttggcacttgGCGATAGCTATTACTAGTATTAAGACTAATTATTCTGTCTGAACAACCTGGGATAGTAAAATAAACTGTACCACTAAAAAGTGTCTTAACAGCTCTTCCTCAGACTCATTCACAACAAAACAGTTCTAGCGACAAAAGTAATAAAAAGGGTGACAGAGTTTGGTTTTTGCTCAACCTCAGCAAATTCTTTCAAAGAATAATGGCTTAAAACATTAAGTTTTTTAGAGTAATTTATTGCCTTAAACATGACTAGCTGTTAAAGGAATACCATATCACATTGTCTCTATTGTTTGGGCCAAACAAAGGCCACTGTTATATGCTTTGTGCTGAAGACAAGACATTTGTGATGTGAATTCCATTGTAATCTCCATATTTCAAAGACCATCAGTAAAGTACTGAGAAACAAACAACACTTTGAGACCATTTGAGCTGAAAAAGTAAGCTGAATGAGTGTGAACTCTTCAGTCTTGTCAAATGGAATTcttgcgctggagcactaattgggaacgctgtaaactgaaattaacaattaagttaacgcaaatcaagtcacaCGTATTCTAACATGGGCTGTACAGAAACATGCAGGGAAGACAGCTAAAAAATGCACTGTGTAACAAAGACGTACTCTCACGACGGCTTATCACATACCGTTAAAATATTTATACGATATTTTTGGTTGGATAGATCCAAAAAGTTATTTTATGTGCAATCAGACGTGctaaaaaaatgaaagacaGGATATAGTTATCACAAGATAAATTCGggtacaaaaataataattggtcACAACTTTCTTCATTATTTTACCTGTACATTACACTCTTAATGATTTCTTTGAATGTAATATTGCTTTACCAGAAAACGAGATTATCCAAATTGCAAATCATTAGAAACAAAAATTAGGATTTTGTTTGTTACCTTGTAATTGTTGAAAATAATAAGTTCATTAATTATGAAAGTTTTCATTAGTAGACATACTGCACAAAAATAACAGGTTTAGCTAAAAAACCAGAGCTCTTTTGCTATTTCTGACGTGAATGAGATTTTTCTGTGTAAGTCATTTATTTACCAAAACCAAGGCTTAGTACTTGATATTAATAAGATTTAAAAAACAGACAGAATGTTTACATCTGCCTGAAAgttgcaattttttttgaagaaaagaaacactTCATTACATATGTAGTACTCTTACAGAATGTTCTCTATGCTAGCTACACCTAATACAAAAATAAACGAAACAAGTAACCAACAAAGGGGATGCAGAATAAAGAAAAAGTGTTGGCAATTATCATCTCCTGTTTGAAAACAGATGTTTGAACCCACAAAGTTGGAAAGAACTGCCAAAAATCACACGCATTCCACCTCAAGAATTTGCTGTTAAAAAATTAAGACAATTAACTCATCTGTTTCATTCAATTTTAGAACTTCCACAGAAAGAATTCTATAGGAAAACGTTTATCCAGTCCAGAGTTCCGGGTGATTAAATGACTTTTGAATGTTATTTGTTGAGATAAAGAAATGATAGCCTTGTGTGAAAATTAGCACTGAATGACAGTTTGTTTGTGTGGTTtctttcaaacaaatttgatcCTTCAACACATCATTAATATATTTCTCAGTATGGTAAAAAATAACTATCTTGTTGCACAAGTTAATACACTTAATGTGgattataaaaaaagaaaaaaaggtaaactCAAAAGTATGTATCTTTTATGAGATTAAAATTCCATTAAGCTTTAATTAAACGGAAAACATTTTGTTACAAAAACATCATTTGGTTAATACCAAAATTGAAAGTCCCAGTTTTAATGGAACCCAAGCATACCTGTACACCAGTTTGCCCACTAATATTGATACAACCTACACTGTTATCAAAACGACCATATGTGCAATTTCTTGCTCTTAAATAGACATTCTGGAGAAATCCCACTTACACTGTTTAGTAGATAATGTTGCAGAAGACCTCTGCAATGTGGTAACAAAATTCGCTGGAAAGTGCTACATGgtaaaaatttaatttaactGAACAAATCGGCTTAAAAAGAGGAGATTGGGGGTTTCTTTAAGCCATGTTAAACTTGACCTTGGTAAGTGATAATTTAATATCATTGCATAGTAATCAGCCTATGTCTATTTGAAGATTTGACAGTTTGAAACCAACACCAGTCCTAAAGACACAAAATGTCAAATTAACCCAGTTGTTGTTTTAAAATAGTCCATTAATTTTTAAGGAATTTACAACTGACAAACCTTTTGCATCCTCAAGACTCTGTGATGTGAAATCCCTAACTTTCACTACTGCCTTTATTATGAGCATTTCTTGGTAATCTAATCATGCAAAATACAATTACATGTGTTCGTAGGTGACCAAGACTACGGTAAATAgaataaggagaaaaaaaattttcaatgaaaaacgCTCTTGACTAACTAATTATTATAGGTGGAATTTTCCACATGTAAGTTTTAAATATCCTTTTTCTTTACATTATGTAGAATAATGTTAATTATATACCAACTGCAGCCTATAATCTGAATTTCTGGTAATTGCTCAGTCAGCTGAAAGCACGTTTTACAGAATGCCCTCTGGTACTTCCCTTGCATAAGAAATATGCTCAGTTATTGATAAGCAATCATTAAGCAATGAAATGCCAAAGTCTACCAGAaaacacattaatttttattatttggcACAAGTTAGCAAGAAGAGCATCAGACTGTACattcattaacaaggcagtcaaatttgtttgtGCATTTCTTGATGACATTGAAGCATGCTAAGAAATTGCTTAGTGCTAAAGTATTCAAgtaattagcttggcactcttattatgcaaattcgttTCAACTTAGCCTCTTCACAAACccctttttatcattaattatGTAACCTcgataatggcgcaagatgcactGCAACGTCACTTTCTATCACTTATATTTGTTGTCTCATTTCGAAATTGGTGCTCTTTTTATTCTTCCTGTTCTTTTTAGAACTTTTGTAAAACTTTGAAGTTTAGTGAACTAATTAATTCTAACTTGCAAACCTACTAGActgtaaaacaaaaggaaaaaatgtacACAGACaaaagcattattattattattattattattattattattattattattattattcagtcCTTCCACTGTGAAACAAAattgattgtttcagtattaatGTCCTTAAAAAGGCAATGATAAAGATAAACACAGTATCATGACCTGGCATCAACTTTTGCCAACATTTTGCTATACTCCTTTGCAGTTGCTACAGAGCAGACTTTGGTCTCATCTGGTGTGTTTACAGTGACAGAACTCTACAATTATTCTAAAAGTAAGTGCCACAAATTAAagattattactgggttgccagtatggaaATACCAGTtggaaaatgggtaaaatttcttagtttagtttatttatttattattttttttcagtgtcggTAAAAATCTTGCCTGTCGCTTCTCTACTAAGTGGTGTATTTGTGCATAAAGTCTTCTGTgcatattttgttaggtttgagagGGTTGGGGtaatgcatagatttctctggtggacacaggacaacatttaattaacctgcaatggcattGAAAGTCATTATAACATGAATGGCGTTTAGTGCAtgtttaaacaaaatatatcctTATGGAGATCACGAATAGaatgtcaattggataaacaagagaGGCGATATGAAAactaaatatctggaatcttaaaagcgacgagaaatgggactttgacaacaatctttcgcccgtcgagccaaaatcaaagcgagctgtatttctaatattttaccaagtgtggtgttatgtacaacactgaaaccaaataaaaaaatatctggtaacttatgggttcaacaaagacggAGAAGGAACACcctaagtggatctgtgatctttGTTGTCTGGCTGTTTCTATTTATTTgaactcaactctgcacagtcttcaggtaaagaaataattggaaatgtgacaaccaagaattatttgagagaaagcttgtcgtctattttgtgcttcattattcaaggaaaaggttgtTCAGGAAAGGgcttgatcctgaaatttattttgttgcctacagtaatttgacacgattgactttcttgtcttcacACACGCAAtaaaataggaaggggtttcttccttttgacagaacatcatgacctttcccttcattcataaaagtcagagactgcagaaatttttgtttttacaattgATTTTCATTAATCTTCCGATGAGAATTCAATTCAGAGTtaattatatataaaaactgttatttttttcttcatctgtcttttggcttgtcttttactgttaactcccggctttttatggtactttttggtgaaaacgtaaagccaaaaaatgttttgacctggcatcaggttagactgaaaagaagtggAATTTTGAAGCAGAAACAACttcttcagtccttccttagtgtgtgcaataaacgtttgcttagtgcaactgcaagatatatatgcatgacatgcaggaaaacgtctgTCAGAGCAATtggcagttagttttttgcagactaccGGTATTTATTTAatgagcgtgttttgttatctttaaacggAATTTATTACCAacgcttaaaaaactaaaagacctcaaaattgGACAGCTAGGacattacaaaaattaatgattaaACATatcaacgtgtgagccaaagggcctctgctggcacgacatctTGGTGACCGCTCAAATGGTCTTCATGACctcccacttgaaaaaattaactggaaccctgcagtccaataccacccaattcagcatcttctgtttttgtgtaacacgtaccacaggcaacccagtgtacacTTCATGGAGTCTATATAGTTACATATAAGTTCCCACGTGAAGATAAAACATGCAGACCCTATACTTCAGACTAAAATGATGGTTGTTGACTGACCAACCATTAACCTTTAAACACTTCAAGCTCCTCAGAATTCGACTTAATCAATAAATCCATCTTCCATGTAACTCTCAGCtaataaaattgttttaagCCAACTGTTGtttagttaacaactattcacctaaGTGGAGGTGTGccatagtggtggatatttactatATAAGCTGCAaacggcgaggtaaatatccaccactagccaccgacactgaggtgaacagtgagataatacagcacaaaaatattattttaatttatttatacctGCAAAGATTGCAACATTTTCGGGAGCAAATTCTTCACAAATTACCCGggggtgaatagcaaaggatatccggagtttgagtcgCCAACCAGTGCGTGCATTCAACCCTGTTTATACTAATTTCTATTAACCATGAGAAATCCGAAAATTTAGTAATGAGAAAGGACCAGCCATAAACATTGTGGAAATTGCTTGGTAACAGCTAGGCTGACATAAGCATTAAAGAAATTAGGCTtgctattttgagaaaaaagtttttttcccaGCTAGAATGAAGAAAAAATTGCTTCTAACTTTGCAATATTTTCCTTAGCACCCATCAAATGTGTTAGCTCAACACATGGCCTGATCTTAACTGATCTGGAGAATCCATCATATGGTGATGCAGGTCTTGAGCAGCGTTTTCCCAATGCACTGAGCATACACCCACGGCCAGACTCGTACGACCTCAGATACAGAAAACGAAGTCGAACTATTAGCTCTGTTTCCTCAGTTGATGACGATTGTGATGAAGATGACAGAGACAGCACAGGGATTTATGTACAATCACCAGCTAGTTTCTCATCTCAAGGGTCCAACTGGCAAAATGATGTAGACTCTGGTAAGGTTtccaaacatacatgtataatcaTTTAAGGTTTAAAAGTGTTTTGTGATCATTATTTCAAAGGAAACCATGATCCAACAATAATGGTTTCAATATGTTAAAACAGGGAAAAGAATAGCTAAGCCTTCATCAGTGATATGGAAGGCTTAAGAATTAGCCGAAACGTCTGTTCAAAAATATGATCATTAGAAGACAGATGCAAACCTTTTTTCCATAGAAGACCATGCACCGGTGGCTCTGTTGGTTGAACACCGGGCTGTCACGAAGGAATTCGTGAGTtcaaataattgaggagaaagtgctccctttgtaattacatctgcaaatggttagcctCTCTAGTCTTCGCAATGTTtgtaatcctgtgggacgtaaaagaacccacacacttgtcccCAAGAGTAGAGCatgtagttcctggtgttgtggtctgtcttctgttgtgtatcacagttgggagggtaaaaaaagggcTACAGTAATtcgcgcaagctgttgtggcgctctgtgtgtcagcttgactggcaaagttaataaatagAAGTCTTGCAAACAGTTTGACTGGAGTTTGGAAATGAGATTAGATGTGTTAAGACAGGGAAAAGAGAAGCTGAAGAGTCTTGAAGACAAAAGCCAACTAGAAGCTATTAGGCACATGTTCCATGTCGACAAGTTGTTCGGAGGAACAACATGATTTTCATCTACTGTCATTATTTTGTTATGATTTATGGCTAGCGCTAATGTAGCCTATATAAGTAGTATGTGCCTCTGATTGGCTAAGTGCTAGGGCATTATCCTATCATAATGCCCACAGGCCCTTAACAAATCATTCTAaagtgaaagcaaaagaaaaggtaATTCCATCGTCAAATTGAATTCACTAATATTTCTTTAGTTATTAATTCTTAAGAACGTTGACAAAATCACTAgactcaattttttttaacagtagTCAGTGCAGGttcaaacaacaaaataaatttaaatgaacTGATAAGCTCTTGCATTACCAGATGCAAAGAGATCATTAATTTTCTGCTTGAATCAGTGGTAAAGCCATGCAGCAAAAATCATATTAAGATTCGGTCTGTACAGGAAAACCTCTAATTGAGGTGCTGCTGTATTTACATAAGCTGCAAGGCCTCAGTTGAGATTTTCCTGTAAGGAGCTCACTCTTGGTTAATAAGAACAGGTAcatgattattattgtataacATCAAATGTTTAACTGACACTTGTGCAATTGTTTGTTCTCAGAGAATTGTACTTGACAAGCTGTAGAATccctaaaataattattccacTTCATACTTTTTCAGGGTCCAGTGTTATTCACTCTCCTTTGATTCCGTTTCCTGCCAAAATCAAACCGGAACAAAACTGTTCAGGCTACAGCCCAATGGAGAATCACAGCTCTGTTATCACCTGTCATAACGGGACCCATGAGCCCTCATCACCAGCTGTTACCTCATACAGTAGTCAAACACCACACTTGCATAACAGACCAATGAGAGACTGTAACATGAATGAATCGTCATTTATCATGCAGTTAGCACAAAATCCAAAGGGACATGGGCCAGCAAGTTGTGGTTTTAGCATGAATCTTCAGCAGCAAGGATTTGCATTTCGCCTCCCAATGCCAAATACTAATATACCCTCTGTAGGTTAGTGGCACATAACATTTATTACATCAATAGTTGTCTAATACACAAAGATAAGCAGGCTTTTTTAAGGATCAGCTTTGGGGGACACTCGTCTTCCAATATGTGTCCTGGGTTCACATCCTGGAGCTACAATTGTAGCAATGCATGTGAGGTGACTGTGATAGTTCTTATCCAAGATGTGGGAAGTGATTCTTTTAGTGCTCTGATTTTCCTCTCTGTTTAAGTCACATCAAGTTAACTTCTGCAAAGCCATAGTTCTTTTGTGTAGTATTTTCAATTAGTGCCTGAATCCTTGCTCAACCCTAACTCTTAGGGTCATTTCAATGTTTTTCAGTTGGTTTAACATACGAAAATTCATTCTCAACACTCTTGGAGGTGACAATGGCCCAGTTTAGCCCATTCACTCCTAGGAGTGGGACTCCTAGTAGTATaatctgtctaatgccagacgattttactcatcaaggGGGAAGGTCCTGAGCAGTTCAGGTGTTGATCGGTTAAGTGATGTCTAATTTGTAACAGTCTTATCCTTTGCTATGAAAGGTTCAGCTCCATGCCGTACCGCACCTTCTCCTAGTGAATACATTCAGTTACTGGAGAGACCCCGCTCAAGTTCAGCTCCAAATAGCAGGCACTTTCCCACTGGGACGTCCGTGGTGATACCACCGCCATTAACAAGATCACAAAATGGGGCAAGTGGCATGAACACAGATCCACGTAATTCCCCAGGACATCAACAACAACAGTCACCAGTTTCAACATGCCCAAGTAAAACAAACTCACCCTCAGGAATAACACTGAATACAACTGTTCAGATAATACAGGTGAACAGACTTCGATATGCTGAGAAAACAGATTAGAGAGGGAGGGAAAATGAAAGCTTGGCTGATACAATAAAGCAATTAAAAATGCTTAATCTGCAATAAGATTATTACCAAGAGTTTATATCAATACCAAAGATTGTTGAAGGGCAGAGGATATTCTTCCCTTGATAAATTGTGCTCATTGTATTTTTCATATCAAAAGACTTTATATAAATTACTCTTGATTAAAGGACTCTTGATCAGTTTTTACAGTCCCCTTCATGTCACAGAACATAATGTGGATAAATTTACAGTTTAGAGACTTTCTAGACTACAGTCCCTGTATTGTCATTTCCTTTAATTAGAGTTCAGATAGATTTTTACTGGAACTCACTGCATAAATGTtattttcttatgaactagtcTCCATCAAACAATCCCAACACTGCATCATCAACATATGGCAGCCAAAGTCAGCAAGTG encodes the following:
- the LOC137974295 gene encoding nuclear factor 1 B-type-like isoform X4, which produces MTPDEERRCKEELDAEAPEVKQKWASRLLAKLRKDIRQECREDFVMSVVGNKLGSSCRCVISNPDQKGKMRRIDCLRQADKVWRLDLVMVILFRGIPLESTDGERLGKSPHCQSQSLCVLPNHITVTVRELDLFLANFMCNREHKQDSSSPVRSTNDPDSHPIATEQTLVSSGVFTVTELYNYSKTPIKCVSSTHGLILTDLENPSYGDAGLEQRFPNALSIHPRPDSYDLRYRKRSRTISSVSSVDDDCDEDDRDSTGIYVQSPASFSSQGSNWQNDVDSGSSVIHSPLIPFPAKIKPEQNCSGYSPMENHSSVITCHNGTHEPSSPAVTSYSSQTPHLHNRPMRDCNMNESSFIMQLAQNPKGHGPASCGFSMNLQQQGFAFRLPMPNTNIPSVGSAPCRTAPSPSEYIQLLERPRSSSAPNSRHFPTGTSVVIPPPLTRSQNGASGMNTDPRNSPGHQQQQSPVSTCPSKTNSPSGITLNTTVQIIQSPSNNPNTASSTYGSQSQQVFSYPNLPPGCLSSVSPSLPVGLFTSPGNTIRGSMTPRWPAAIPVQPVSSTGSEAESAEYNQMVPGFGGINPNEGMLEGRNFFPINNVPESMEAISAPISS
- the LOC137974295 gene encoding nuclear factor 1 B-type-like isoform X2, which translates into the protein MGFSERGKSVGTMVSGETTSLVDFVKMTNPGLFDFQDEIHSFIEALLPHVKAFAYTWFNLQARKRKHYKKHEVRMTPDEERRCKEELDAEAPEVKQKWASRLLAKLRKDIRQECREDFVMSVVGNKLGSSCRCVISNPDQKGKMRRIDCLRQADKVWRLDLVMVILFRGIPLESTDGERLGKSPHCQSQSLCVLPNHITVTVRELDLFLANFMCNREHKQDSSSPVRSTNDPDSHPIATEQTLVSSGVFTVTELYNYSKTPIKCVSSTHGLILTDLENPSYGDAGLEQRFPNALSIHPRPDSYDLRYRKRSRTISSVSSVDDDCDEDDRDSTGIYVQSPASFSSQGSNWQNDVDSGSSVIHSPLIPFPAKIKPEQNCSGYSPMENHSSVITCHNGTHEPSSPAVTSYSSQTPHLHNRPMRDCNMNESSFIMQLAQNPKGHGPASCGFSMNLQQQGFAFRLPMPNTNIPSVGSAPCRTAPSPSEYIQLLERPRSSSAPNSRHFPTGTSVVIPPPLTRSQNGASGMNTDPRNSPGHQQQQSPVSTCPSKTNSPSGITLNTTVQIIQSPSNNPNTASSTYGSQSQQVFSYPNLPPGCLSSVSPSLPVGLFTSPGNTIRGSMTPRWPAAIPVQPVSSTGSEAESAEYNQMVPGFGGINPNEGMLEGWCQGGISSQ
- the LOC137974295 gene encoding nuclear factor 1 B-type-like isoform X3, whose translation is MGFSERGKSVGTMDEIHSFIEALLPHVKAFAYTWFNLQARKRKHYKKHEVRMTPDEERRCKEELDAEAPEVKQKWASRLLAKLRKDIRQECREDFVMSVVGNKLGSSCRCVISNPDQKGKMRRIDCLRQADKVWRLDLVMVILFRGIPLESTDGERLGKSPHCQSQSLCVLPNHITVTVRELDLFLANFMCNREHKQDSSSPVRSTNDPDSHPIATEQTLVSSGVFTVTELYNYSKTPIKCVSSTHGLILTDLENPSYGDAGLEQRFPNALSIHPRPDSYDLRYRKRSRTISSVSSVDDDCDEDDRDSTGIYVQSPASFSSQGSNWQNDVDSGSSVIHSPLIPFPAKIKPEQNCSGYSPMENHSSVITCHNGTHEPSSPAVTSYSSQTPHLHNRPMRDCNMNESSFIMQLAQNPKGHGPASCGFSMNLQQQGFAFRLPMPNTNIPSVGSAPCRTAPSPSEYIQLLERPRSSSAPNSRHFPTGTSVVIPPPLTRSQNGASGMNTDPRNSPGHQQQQSPVSTCPSKTNSPSGITLNTTVQIIQSPSNNPNTASSTYGSQSQQVFSYPNLPPGCLSSVSPSLPVGLFTSPGNTIRGSMTPRWPAAIPVQPVSSTGSEAESAEYNQMVPGFGGINPNEGMLEGRNFFPINNVPESMEAISAPISS
- the LOC137974295 gene encoding nuclear factor 1 B-type-like isoform X1, whose protein sequence is MGFSERGKSVGTMVSGETTSLVDFVKMTNPGLFDFQDEIHSFIEALLPHVKAFAYTWFNLQARKRKHYKKHEVRMTPDEERRCKEELDAEAPEVKQKWASRLLAKLRKDIRQECREDFVMSVVGNKLGSSCRCVISNPDQKGKMRRIDCLRQADKVWRLDLVMVILFRGIPLESTDGERLGKSPHCQSQSLCVLPNHITVTVRELDLFLANFMCNREHKQDSSSPVRSTNDPDSHPIATEQTLVSSGVFTVTELYNYSKTPIKCVSSTHGLILTDLENPSYGDAGLEQRFPNALSIHPRPDSYDLRYRKRSRTISSVSSVDDDCDEDDRDSTGIYVQSPASFSSQGSNWQNDVDSGSSVIHSPLIPFPAKIKPEQNCSGYSPMENHSSVITCHNGTHEPSSPAVTSYSSQTPHLHNRPMRDCNMNESSFIMQLAQNPKGHGPASCGFSMNLQQQGFAFRLPMPNTNIPSVGSAPCRTAPSPSEYIQLLERPRSSSAPNSRHFPTGTSVVIPPPLTRSQNGASGMNTDPRNSPGHQQQQSPVSTCPSKTNSPSGITLNTTVQIIQSPSNNPNTASSTYGSQSQQVFSYPNLPPGCLSSVSPSLPVGLFTSPGNTIRGSMTPRWPAAIPVQPVSSTGSEAESAEYNQMVPGFGGINPNEGMLEGRNFFPINNVPESMEAISAPISS